Proteins encoded together in one Porites lutea chromosome 2, jaPorLute2.1, whole genome shotgun sequence window:
- the LOC140927210 gene encoding bile acid-CoA:amino acid N-acyltransferase-like, giving the protein MLNLCPTSALVDSMTKIMVARLRPLQKITLGANIVGDGGEIFQSHAHYIADKHGEVDFDRESSLGGSYSGVEPMGLFWSMKQAPGQKKGLRLFKTDVTKPYNITLNCFDGHITPQQKQLQPLSSAIFQQWYIAKGVKRVPVREGRVRGTLFLPPGQGPFPGVLDMRGGAGGLVEFKASLLASHGFAALALDHLNSDGLPRGVTNMDVYMEYYEEAANWLNSHPMVSPHGVGVHAKCFGSYIALLMASLQMKAVKAVVAISPLVHTYPSPFKYKGKVSEVSPFEHSKKIQTEEGSIWRYAFPTITNLDTPVSKYPYLTPVENISCPLLLVCGTNDLLLNVDFSVNLIQDRLKKRGREHLCSVLRYPGAGHLIEPPYTPHCYASYTRNMGEWSGDFSLVWGGEMKCHARAQADSWPKILAFLKRNIIA; this is encoded by the exons ATGCTTAACTTGTGTCCAACGTCTGCTCTCGTAGACAGTATGACTAAAATAATGGTGGCAAGGCTTAGGCCATTACAGAAGATAACACTTGGAGCCAACATAGTCGGCGATGGCGGAGAAATCTTCCAATCTCACGCTCATTATATCGCTGATAAACACGGCGAAGTTGATTTTGATCGTGAATCGTCCCTGGGAGGATCTTACAGCGGTGTTGAACCCATGGGATTGTTTTGGAGCATGAAACAGGCTCCAGGACAGAAGAAGGGCCTTCGGCTTTTTAAAACAGATGTCACCAAACCGTATAACATCACCTTAAACTGCTTTGATGGCCATATAACTCCGCAGCAAAAACAGCTGCAACCACTATCAAGTGCGATATTTCAGCAGTGGTACATAGCTAAAGGAGTGAAGAGAGTTCCTGTAAGAGAAGGACGAGTCAGAGGGACACTGTTTCTTCCTCCAGGACAAGGACCGTTCCCCG GTGTGTTAGATATGCGTGGAGGAGCAGGTGGCCTGGTAGAATTCAAAGCGTCTCTCTTAGCGTCTCACGGATTTGCTGCTCTTGCACTGGACCACCTCAATTCTGATGGTCTACCGAGAGGTGTTACAAATATGGACGTGTATATGGAGTACTATGAGGAGGCAGCCAATTGGCTGAACAGTCACCCTATGGTATCACCCCATGGTGTTGGAGTTCATGCTAAATGCTTTGGATCATACATCGCCTTACTAATGGCAAGCCTTCAAATGAAAGCTGTAAAAGCCGTTGTGGCCATTTCACCTCTTGTGCATACATACCCGTCACCATTTAAATACAAAGGCAAGGTCTCAGAGGTGTCTCCTTTTGAACACAGCAAGAAAATACAGACGGAAGAGGGAAGTATTTGGCGTTATGCCTTTCCAACAATCACCAATCTCGACACCCCAGTTTCAAAGTACCCTTACCTAACACCAGTTGAGAATATTTCATGTCCTCTTCTGCTTGTCTGTGGTACTAACGACCTCCTCCTTAATGTCGACTTTTCGGTGAACCTGATACAAGATCGTTTAAAGAAACGTGGCAGAGAACATTTGTGCTCCGTTTTACGTTATCCTGGCGCAGGACATCTTATTGAGCCACCATATACACCACACTGCTATGCCAGTTACACACGAAACATGGGTGAATGGTCAGGTGATTTCTCCTTAGTGTGGGGAGGGGAGATGAAGTGTCATGCAAGAGCACAAGCAGATTCTTGGCCAAAAATTTTAGCATTCCTGAAAAGAAACATTATTGCTTAA
- the LOC140929031 gene encoding uncharacterized protein — protein sequence MRIVPQGRGLNTYRNASENSKTEIPGAAYLSKIESFIEDHYVRGELFFEFCRDACNKQSDASSTLCSWCTNNRWVGPVTERIPQPVPDKQNPGHFMDVYETPTTGRAPDDYQPRKCLKDLYEQNAISAGNPNTIAAFCATYSVEEKHVIEYLGHLNDINIRKDIGTREAKEKKRLEEELTYKDYQWGILIENGKVEKLKVRQLDLYLKEHGLTTVGIKLDKIKAIRYHYYRQRSPGNGNELSSSEEESEESDTELDDDEDSEDDLVIADLDEQSTVRKPVLTFVPDDQIAEVTVQANTG from the exons ATGCGCATAGTACCCCAGGGACGTGGG ttaaaTACGTACCGAAATGCTTCAGAAAACAGTAAGACCGAAATACCCGGTGCGGCATATCTTAgtaaaatagagagttttattgAGGACCACTACGTCCGAGGAGagctcttttttgaattttgtcggGATGCCTGCAATAAGCAAAGCGATGCAAGCTCCACACTCTGTTCCTGGTGTACCAACAACAGATGGGTGGGACCAGTAACAGAAAGAATCCCTCAGCCTGTGCCAGACAAGCAAAATCCCGGGCACTTTATGGATGTGTACGAAACGCCGACAACAGGTCGTGCTCCAGACGATTATCAACCGAGGAAATGTCTGAAGGACTTGTACGAACAAAACGCCATCTCTGCGGGCAATCCAAATACCATCGCTGCTTTCTGTGCAACCTATAGTGTCGAGGAAAAGCATGTCATTGAATACCTAGGCCATCTAAATGATATCAACATCAGGAAGGATATTGGAACAAGAGaggctaaggagaaaaaaaggttagaagaGGAACTAACATACAAGGACTACCAGTGGGGCATACTTATTGAGAATGGCAAAGTTGAAAAGCTGAAGGTGAGACAGCTCGACCTGTACCTTAAGGAACATGGCCTGACCACTGTTGGTATAAAGCTGGACAAGATAAAGGCAATTCGCTACCATTACTATCGACAGAGAAGTCCAGGCAACGGGAATGAGTTGTCCAGCAGTGAGGAAGAGAGTGAAGAATCAGATACGGAGttagatgatgacgaggatagcgaagatgatcttgtcattgctgatctcgatgaacagtcaactgttcgtaagccagttttaacttttgtaccagatgaccaaatagctgaagttactgtacaagcaaacactggatga